A window of the Cannabis sativa cultivar Pink pepper isolate KNU-18-1 chromosome X, ASM2916894v1, whole genome shotgun sequence genome harbors these coding sequences:
- the LOC133032398 gene encoding uncharacterized protein LOC133032398 — protein MEKLQLCASNLAHWGKEVTGCFRKRIKFCKDELKILKSKRDVSSVQRYEDVKNQVSCILDQKETLWKQRAKQFWLKEGDHNNNVSCPEVVDNVDRLVPDLASEDFHRPVTEEEVRKAIFQMHPDKSSGLDGMTLTFLKNVGIRLKEIDLSFEVLHYLKRKRKGKTGFIALKLDMSKLITKLFMAAMRWALSFHQEIKSVDAFKDGKASFCQGRERNFGKNNSLALPTCAMSVFLLALKISRDIERMMIKFWWQTSKEARKGIHWMSRDKLSKNKKGGGLGFHDLRDFNLALLGKQGWRLLTRPESLASKVFKARYFSDGNFLSAQLGSNPSFIWRSILESQELVRNGTIWCVGNGQSISVLGEPWLPDATNPNIISTHMALFSAIVANLMAMDSSSWDDGIIGDLFEERNQRLIKRIPLQVTTASDKLYWTKEVLGMYTVKSAYGLLQLQKGFWYEDTASNFWHKLWSLKVPPKIANLLWRSCSECLPKLVQLRVKRVVICTLCPLCRETEETTLHCLVTCKVVQVCWNRVGIGTTLTPGASSYLDQWKNARNFNMDASWSEYQKGDGRKHWTPPNVNSIKINMDAILFEGGRSYGIGLVARDSNGTLIEGKTSFSQSMVELSLVEAIGIKDALSWIKERQWQNVCLESDCLCVI, from the exons ATGGAGAAACTGCAATTGTGTGCTTCGAATTTGGCACATTGGGGGAAGGAAGTTACTGGGTGCTTTCGAAAAAGGATCAAATTTTGTAAAGATGAGCTAAAGATTTTGAAAAGTAAGAGAGATGTTAGTTCAGTCCAAAGGTATGAAGACGTCAAAAACCAAGTTTCATGTATCTTGGATCAAAAAGAGACACTTTGGAAACAAAGGGCTAAACAATTTTGGCTTAAAGAAGGTGATCACAACAACAA TGTTTCTTGTCCCGAAGTGGTTGATAATGTGGATAGGCTTGTACCTGATTTGGCTAGTGAAGATTTTCACAGACCAGTCACGGAAGAGGAGGTTCGTAAAGCGATCTTTCAAATGCACCCGGATAAAAGTTCGGGCCTGGATGGCATGACCCTGACTTTCTTAAAAAATGTTGGGATACGATTAAA GGAGATTGATCTCTCCTTTGAAGTTCTTCATTACctcaagaggaagagaaaggGGAAGACAGGGTTCATTGCGTTGAAACTTGATATGAGTAAG CTAATTACAAAGTTATTCATGGCTGCCATGAGATGGGCCCTATCATTCCATCAAGAG ATAAAGTCCGTAGACGCATTCAAGGATGGGAAGGCAAGTTTTTGTCAAGGGCGAGAAAGaaattttggtaaaaataattcTCTTGCCTTACCAACTTGTGCAATGAGCGTGTTCTTACTTGCATTGAAAATTAGTAGAGACATTGAGCGAATGATGATTAAATTTTGGTGGCAAACATCAAAGGAAGCACGGAAAGGTATACACTGGATGTCACGGGATAAACTCAGTAAAAATAAGAAAGGGGGTGGTTTAGGCTTCCATGACTTGCGTGATTTCAATCTGGCACTTTTGGGTAAGCAAGGTTGGAGACTCCTTACCAGACCCGAGTCATTGGCATCAAAAGTTTTCAAGGCAAGGTACTTCTCCGATGGTAATTTTCTCTCTGCTCAACTCGGTTCCAACCCAAGCTTCATTTGGCGAAGCATTCTTGAATCACAAGAGCTAGTTCGTAATGGTACGATATGGTGTGTGGGGAATGGTCAATCTATATCAGTTTTGGGCGAGCCTTGGTTACCGGATGCAACTAATCCCAATATCATTTCAACTCACATGGCTCTTTTTAGTGCTATTGTGGCAAACTTAATGGCTATGGATAGTTCTAGTTGGGATGATGGGATTATTGGGGATCTATTTGAGGAAAGAAACCAACGGTTGATTAAAAGAATCCCTTTGCAAGTTACAACAGCCTCAGATAAACTATATTGGACAAAGGAGGTGTTAGGTATGTACACGGTAAAGAGTGCTTATGGTTTATTGCAACTTCAAAAAGGGTTTTGGTATGAAGACACTGCATCGAATTTCTGGCATAAGCTTTGGAGCCTGAAGGTGCCACCAAAAATAGCTAACTTGCTATGGCGTTCTTGCTCCGAGTGTCTCCCCAAATTAGTACAGCTTCGTGTCAAGAGAGTGGTTATTTGTACCTTGTGCCCGTTATGCCGTGAAACAGAGGAAACAACCCTGCATTGCTTGGTCACTTGTAAGGTGGTTCAAGTTTGTTGGAACCGTGTAGGAATAGGCACAACTCTAACACCTGGTGCATCA TCGTATCTTGATCAATGGAAGAATGCTAGAAATTTCAACATGGATGCATCATGGTCTGAATATCAGAAAGGTGATGGGAGAAAGCATTGGACACCACCAAATGTTAATAGTATCAAGATTAACATGGACGCGATATTGTTCGAGGGCGGTCGTAGTTATGGCATTGGCCTCGTGGCCCGAGATTCTAATGGGACGCTTATCGAGGGCAAAACTTCCTTTTCCCAAAGCATGGTTGAACTATCTCTTGTTGAAGCCATAGGCATCAAAGATGCACTCAGCTGGATCAAAGAAAGGCAATGGCAGAATGTTTGTCTGGAGTCTGATTGTCTATGTGTGATTTAA